In Sphingomonas sp. LR60, the following are encoded in one genomic region:
- a CDS encoding acyl carrier protein produces the protein MIPEGTSEIETTIRAVLVDVLALAPERVAAFRADTPMFGALPELDSMAVAGVLTEIEDRLGIVIEDDEVDGEMLETFGALVTFVAGKALV, from the coding sequence GTGATTCCCGAAGGCACGAGCGAAATCGAGACGACCATTCGCGCGGTGCTGGTCGACGTGCTGGCGCTCGCCCCCGAACGCGTCGCCGCCTTCCGCGCCGACACCCCAATGTTCGGCGCGCTGCCCGAACTCGATTCGATGGCGGTCGCCGGCGTGCTCACCGAAATCGAAGACCGGCTCGGCATCGTGATCGAGGACGACGAGGTCGACGGCGAGATGCTCGAAACATTCGGCGCGCTGGTGACGTTCGTCGCCGGCAAGGCGCTGGTTTAA
- the tpiA gene encoding triose-phosphate isomerase: MVRRKLVAGNWKMNGDLALLAELDAMATAAAAHPDVDVAIAVPATLIAPAAQRVPGLAIGAEDVHEADGGAYTGCVSAAMVREAGARFTIVGHSERREYQNETSQDAWAKAAAARRQGLSVILCCGETGAERDAGRAERVVQAQIEKSLPEKAHGDWLTLAYEPRWAIGSGRTPTLEEIGAIHAIARAKMRQLIGDAADGVRILYGGSVTGDNARAIMAVPDVDGALVGGASLTAAKFVPIIEAAG, translated from the coding sequence ATGGTGCGGCGCAAGCTGGTGGCGGGCAACTGGAAGATGAACGGCGATCTGGCGTTGCTGGCGGAGCTGGACGCGATGGCGACGGCGGCGGCGGCGCATCCGGATGTCGATGTCGCGATCGCGGTGCCGGCGACGTTGATCGCGCCGGCCGCGCAGCGCGTACCGGGGCTGGCGATCGGCGCGGAGGACGTCCACGAGGCGGACGGCGGCGCCTATACCGGCTGCGTCTCGGCAGCGATGGTGCGCGAGGCGGGCGCGCGCTTCACGATCGTCGGCCATTCGGAACGGCGCGAATATCAGAACGAGACCAGCCAGGACGCCTGGGCGAAGGCGGCAGCGGCGCGGCGGCAGGGGCTGTCGGTGATCCTGTGTTGCGGCGAGACGGGCGCGGAGCGCGATGCGGGCCGGGCCGAGCGGGTGGTGCAGGCGCAGATCGAGAAGTCGCTGCCCGAAAAGGCGCATGGCGACTGGCTGACGCTGGCCTATGAACCGCGCTGGGCGATCGGCAGCGGGCGGACGCCGACGCTGGAGGAGATCGGAGCGATCCATGCGATCGCGCGTGCGAAGATGCGGCAGCTGATCGGCGATGCGGCTGATGGCGTGCGCATCCTGTACGGCGGATCGGTGACCGGCGACAATGCGCGCGCGATCATGGCGGTGCCGGATGTGGATGGCGCCTTGGTCGGGGGAGCGAGCCTGACCGCGGCGAAGTTCGTGCCGATCATCGAGGCGGCGGGGTGA
- a CDS encoding pyridoxal-dependent decarboxylase, exosortase A system-associated codes for MKPMGPIPPAFAAQRAALAIGGHDATALVAAHGSPLFVYDAALIAAQVARFRATMPGEIDLHYAIKANPLPALLARVAPLVDGLDVASAGELSRALAVKPGAAISFAGPGKRDDELMAAIAVGATINLESAGEARRALAAGERLGIVPRLAVRVNPDLELRGSGMKMGGRASPFGIDAEHAAAVVREVIAAGADWRGFHIFAGSQALDAAAVIETQAATLALAARLAEEAGAVPPLVNLGGGFGLPYFAGDVPLDVAAVGAALSEALAARGDVLRDSRFAIELGRWLVAEAGVYLTRVVDVKQSRGETFVVVDGGLHHQLAASGNFGTVVRRNYPLAVAGQMGAVAEGEASVVGCLCTPLDRLGDRVALPVVAEGAVIAIFLAGAYGATASPAAFLGHPAPGEIVV; via the coding sequence ATGAAGCCGATGGGGCCGATTCCGCCCGCCTTCGCCGCGCAGCGCGCCGCGCTGGCGATCGGCGGGCACGATGCCACGGCACTGGTCGCGGCGCATGGTTCGCCGCTGTTCGTCTATGACGCCGCGTTGATCGCGGCGCAGGTGGCCCGTTTCCGCGCGACGATGCCGGGGGAGATCGACCTGCATTATGCGATCAAGGCCAATCCCTTGCCGGCGTTGCTGGCGCGGGTCGCGCCGTTGGTCGATGGGCTGGACGTCGCCTCGGCAGGCGAGTTGTCGCGCGCGCTGGCGGTCAAGCCGGGGGCGGCGATCAGCTTCGCGGGGCCGGGCAAGCGCGACGACGAACTTATGGCGGCGATCGCGGTGGGGGCGACGATCAATCTCGAATCCGCGGGCGAGGCGCGGCGCGCGTTGGCGGCGGGCGAGCGGCTCGGGATCGTTCCGCGTCTCGCGGTTCGGGTGAACCCCGATCTGGAGTTGCGCGGCTCCGGGATGAAGATGGGCGGGCGTGCTTCGCCGTTCGGGATCGACGCCGAGCATGCCGCGGCGGTGGTACGTGAGGTGATCGCGGCGGGGGCGGACTGGCGCGGCTTCCATATTTTCGCGGGCTCGCAGGCGCTGGATGCGGCGGCGGTGATCGAGACGCAGGCGGCAACGCTGGCGCTCGCCGCGCGGCTGGCGGAAGAGGCAGGGGCGGTGCCGCCGCTGGTCAATCTTGGCGGCGGGTTCGGGTTGCCGTATTTCGCGGGCGACGTTCCGCTGGATGTTGCGGCGGTCGGGGCGGCGCTGAGTGAGGCACTGGCGGCGCGTGGCGACGTGTTGCGCGACAGCCGCTTCGCGATCGAACTGGGGCGCTGGCTCGTCGCGGAAGCGGGCGTGTATCTGACGCGGGTTGTCGACGTGAAGCAGAGCCGTGGCGAGACGTTCGTCGTGGTCGATGGCGGGCTGCACCATCAACTGGCGGCGAGCGGCAATTTCGGGACGGTGGTGCGGCGGAACTATCCGCTGGCGGTGGCGGGGCAGATGGGCGCAGTGGCGGAAGGCGAGGCGTCGGTGGTCGGTTGCCTGTGCACGCCGCTCGACCGGCTCGGCGATCGGGTGGCGCTGCCGGTGGTCGCCGAAGGTGCGGTGATCGCGATCTTTCTGGCGGGTGCCTATGGCGCGACCGCGAGTCCGGCGGCGTTCCTGGGGCATCCTGCGCCCGGTGAGATCGTCGTGTGA
- a CDS encoding alpha/beta fold hydrolase: MASITANGIQIEYEDEGPRDGQPILMVMGLGAQLVRWPQSMVDALVERGYRVIRFDNRDVGLSTKFDERGAPHIVWTAMQMQFGRVPAVPYTLTDMAQDGIGLLDALGIDRAHVVGASMGGMIAQLIAARWPERVRTLTSIMSTTGHPHCSRPTMRATALLLRHPKSEDIEAIVAHGTMAGRAVGGRFPIEDAIMAERIRAETLRNRCPTGFLRQMAAIIADGDRTDRLRRITAPTLVIHGSDDPLVPVAGGRATAQAIHGARLLEIDGMGHTLPPELVDRIVDAIDDHIRHRRRDPIPQAA, translated from the coding sequence ATGGCATCGATTACGGCGAACGGTATCCAGATCGAATATGAGGACGAAGGACCGCGCGACGGTCAACCGATCCTGATGGTGATGGGCCTGGGTGCCCAACTGGTCCGCTGGCCGCAGTCGATGGTCGATGCCCTTGTAGAGCGCGGCTATCGCGTCATCCGCTTCGACAATCGCGACGTCGGCCTCTCCACCAAGTTCGACGAACGCGGCGCGCCGCACATCGTCTGGACCGCGATGCAGATGCAGTTCGGGCGCGTACCCGCGGTCCCCTACACGCTCACCGACATGGCGCAGGACGGCATCGGCTTGCTCGACGCGCTCGGCATCGATCGCGCGCATGTCGTCGGCGCGTCGATGGGCGGAATGATCGCTCAATTGATCGCGGCGCGCTGGCCAGAGCGCGTGCGCACGCTGACCTCGATCATGTCGACCACCGGGCATCCGCATTGCTCGCGCCCGACGATGCGCGCCACCGCGCTGCTGCTGCGCCACCCCAAAAGCGAGGATATCGAGGCGATCGTCGCGCACGGCACGATGGCCGGTCGCGCGGTCGGTGGGCGCTTCCCGATCGAAGACGCGATCATGGCCGAGCGCATCCGCGCCGAGACGCTGCGCAACCGCTGCCCGACCGGCTTCCTTCGCCAGATGGCTGCGATCATCGCCGATGGCGACCGCACCGATCGCCTGCGTCGCATCACCGCGCCGACGCTCGTCATCCACGGCAGTGACGATCCGCTCGTGCCGGTCGCGGGCGGTCGCGCCACCGCGCAGGCAATCCACGGCGCACGGCTGCTCGAGATCGACGGCATGGGACACACGTTGCCGCCCGAGCTGGTCGACCGGATCGTCGACGCGATCGACGACCACATCCGCCACCGCCGCCGCGATCCGATCCCGCAGGCGGCATAA
- a CDS encoding shikimate 5-dehydrogenase, protein MKPPIGPATRLCMSLAARPGTFGSRFHNHLYDALGLDYVYKAFTTDDLAGAITGIRALGIRGCAVSMPFKEAVIPMLDGLRDSAAAIDSVNTIVNTDGELLGYNTDYSAVRDLIAELPRVPFLLRGSGGMGKAVATALVDAGFSDGTIVARNEAAGRTLAERLGCRWQAEATGDAPLLVNVTPLGMTGADQDALAFTPDQIAAAQIVIDAVAKPVETPLLRAAMAAGKTVVTGAQIATLQALDQFVLYTGLRPSDEQVAAAEAYALG, encoded by the coding sequence ATGAAGCCGCCGATCGGCCCCGCCACCCGCCTGTGCATGTCGCTCGCCGCGCGCCCCGGCACCTTCGGGTCACGCTTCCACAACCATCTCTATGACGCGCTCGGGCTGGATTACGTCTACAAGGCGTTCACCACCGACGATCTGGCCGGCGCGATCACCGGCATCCGCGCGCTCGGCATTCGTGGCTGCGCGGTGTCGATGCCGTTCAAGGAAGCCGTCATCCCGATGCTCGACGGCCTGCGTGACAGCGCCGCGGCGATCGACAGCGTCAATACGATCGTCAACACCGACGGCGAATTGCTCGGCTACAACACCGATTACAGCGCGGTGCGCGACCTGATCGCGGAGCTGCCGCGCGTGCCGTTCCTGCTGCGCGGCAGCGGCGGGATGGGCAAGGCGGTCGCAACCGCGCTGGTGGACGCCGGCTTCTCCGACGGCACGATCGTCGCGCGCAACGAGGCGGCCGGCCGCACGCTGGCCGAGCGGCTCGGCTGCCGCTGGCAGGCGGAGGCGACCGGGGACGCGCCGCTGCTCGTCAACGTCACCCCGCTCGGCATGACCGGCGCGGACCAGGACGCGCTCGCCTTCACCCCGGACCAGATCGCCGCCGCGCAGATCGTGATCGATGCGGTGGCCAAGCCGGTCGAAACACCGTTGCTCCGCGCGGCGATGGCGGCCGGCAAGACGGTCGTCACCGGCGCCCAGATCGCGACGCTTCAGGCGCTGGATCAATTCGTCCTCTACACTGGCTTACGCCCAAGCGACGAACAGGTCGCGGCGGCGGAGGCATATGCGCTAGGTTAA
- a CDS encoding MarR family winged helix-turn-helix transcriptional regulator, which produces MVERLHLEQFLPYLLSVTSNRVSGRIAGAYEAAFGLTVPEWRLVTLIAEYAPVTQAQLGERSRMDKVTVSRAAIALTERGLLTRTPNATDRRSHHLRLSPEGEALYAQVAPQAVALERRIFGRFDADELARFTDMLRRIDAAAEEED; this is translated from the coding sequence ATGGTAGAACGCCTCCATCTCGAGCAATTCCTCCCGTACCTGCTGTCGGTCACCTCCAACCGGGTCAGCGGACGGATCGCGGGTGCCTATGAGGCGGCGTTCGGCTTGACGGTGCCCGAGTGGCGGCTGGTGACGCTGATCGCGGAATATGCGCCGGTTACGCAGGCGCAGCTCGGCGAGCGCAGCCGGATGGACAAAGTGACGGTCAGCCGCGCCGCAATCGCGCTGACCGAGCGCGGATTGCTGACGCGGACCCCCAACGCCACCGACCGGCGGTCGCACCATCTCCGCTTGAGCCCGGAGGGCGAAGCGCTGTACGCGCAGGTCGCGCCGCAGGCCGTCGCGCTGGAGCGCCGGATTTTCGGACGCTTCGACGCGGACGAACTGGCGCGGTTCACGGACATGCTGCGGCGGATCGACGCCGCGGCCGAGGAGGAAGACTGA
- the trxB gene encoding thioredoxin-disulfide reductase, with protein sequence MTTHSTRMLILGSGPAGLSAAIYGARAGMAPIVVQGIQPGGQLTTTTDVENYPGFKEVIQGPWLMEQMQAQAEHVGTRLMWDTIVEVDLTARPFRLIGDGGDVYEGEVLVIATGAQAKWLGLDSEDAMKGKGVSACATCDGFFYRGKKVAVIGGGNTAVEEALYLTNHSDDVTLIHRRDTLRAERILQERLFAHPNVKVLWNKEVREFVDGGGNAGLVALELEDTVSGASSRIDVEGGFVAIGHHPATELFRGHLALDEDGYIAVETGSTRTSVPGVFACGDVMDKVYRQAVTAAGTGCMAALDAERFLAAAEFEAVKEAAE encoded by the coding sequence ATGACGACACATTCGACTCGCATGTTGATCCTGGGCTCGGGCCCGGCCGGGCTGTCCGCCGCAATCTATGGCGCGCGCGCCGGGATGGCGCCGATCGTGGTGCAGGGCATCCAGCCCGGGGGCCAGCTGACCACCACCACCGACGTGGAGAATTATCCCGGCTTCAAGGAAGTGATCCAGGGGCCGTGGCTGATGGAGCAGATGCAGGCGCAGGCCGAGCATGTCGGCACGCGCTTGATGTGGGACACGATCGTCGAGGTCGACCTGACCGCGCGCCCGTTCCGGCTGATCGGCGACGGCGGCGATGTCTATGAGGGCGAGGTGCTGGTGATCGCGACGGGCGCCCAGGCCAAGTGGCTGGGGCTCGACAGCGAGGACGCCATGAAGGGCAAGGGCGTCAGCGCCTGCGCGACGTGCGACGGGTTCTTCTATCGCGGCAAGAAGGTGGCGGTGATCGGCGGCGGCAATACCGCGGTCGAGGAGGCGCTATACCTCACCAACCACAGCGACGACGTGACGTTGATCCACCGTCGCGACACGTTGCGGGCGGAGCGGATCCTGCAGGAGCGGTTGTTCGCGCATCCGAACGTCAAGGTGCTGTGGAACAAGGAAGTTCGTGAGTTCGTCGACGGCGGCGGGAATGCCGGGCTGGTCGCCTTGGAGCTGGAGGACACCGTCTCCGGCGCGTCTTCGCGGATCGATGTCGAGGGCGGGTTCGTGGCGATCGGGCACCATCCGGCGACCGAGCTGTTCCGCGGGCATCTCGCGCTCGACGAGGATGGGTATATCGCGGTCGAGACCGGCTCGACGCGGACCAGCGTGCCGGGCGTGTTCGCGTGCGGTGATGTGATGGACAAGGTCTATCGCCAGGCGGTGACCGCGGCGGGGACCGGGTGCATGGCGGCGCTGGATGCCGAGCGCTTCCTCGCGGCGGCGGAGTTCGAGGCGGTGAAGGAAGCGGCGGAGTAA
- a CDS encoding ROK family protein, which produces MAQLPLIAGVELGGTKCIAVLSSGPDAILEEVRVPTTRPEETLPALEAAMDKWRGVAAIGIASFGPVSIDPQSPDYGKITSTPKPHWAGTDVARRLAARYDVPVGFHSDVVGAAMAEARWGAGQGLGDLAYVTVGTGVGAGMIAHGRPVDGLTHSEFGHVRPPRLPGDDWAGSCPYHGACVEGLAAGPAIAARTGVKGEDLPHDHPAWETVVGALSSLFATLTLTGVPRRIVLGGGVMVGNPWLLPRLRAATATSLNGYVALPAVADMDTFIVPAALGGNAGPLGAVVLGAQALEDRTGIKVLAA; this is translated from the coding sequence ATGGCGCAGCTGCCGTTGATCGCGGGCGTGGAACTGGGCGGCACGAAGTGCATCGCGGTGCTCTCCAGCGGACCCGACGCGATTCTCGAGGAAGTGCGCGTTCCGACCACCCGGCCCGAGGAAACGCTGCCCGCGCTGGAGGCGGCGATGGACAAGTGGCGCGGCGTCGCGGCGATCGGGATCGCCAGCTTCGGCCCCGTCTCGATCGATCCGCAATCGCCCGATTACGGGAAGATCACCTCGACGCCTAAGCCGCATTGGGCGGGCACCGACGTCGCGCGACGGCTGGCGGCGCGCTATGACGTGCCGGTCGGCTTCCACAGCGACGTGGTCGGCGCAGCGATGGCGGAGGCGCGCTGGGGCGCGGGACAGGGGCTGGGCGACCTCGCCTATGTCACGGTCGGGACCGGCGTCGGCGCTGGCATGATCGCACACGGGCGGCCGGTCGACGGGTTGACACACAGCGAGTTCGGCCATGTCCGCCCGCCGCGGCTGCCCGGCGACGACTGGGCGGGATCGTGCCCCTATCACGGCGCGTGCGTCGAAGGGCTGGCCGCCGGACCGGCGATCGCGGCGCGGACGGGCGTCAAGGGCGAGGACCTGCCGCATGACCATCCGGCGTGGGAAACGGTGGTCGGCGCGCTGTCGTCGCTGTTCGCGACGCTGACGCTGACCGGGGTGCCGCGTCGGATCGTGCTGGGCGGCGGCGTGATGGTCGGCAACCCGTGGTTGCTGCCGCGCTTGCGGGCGGCGACGGCGACGAGCCTGAACGGCTATGTCGCGTTGCCGGCGGTAGCGGACATGGACACGTTCATCGTGCCGGCGGCGCTGGGCGGTAACGCCGGCCCGCTGGGCGCGGTGGTGCTGGGCGCGCAGGCGCTGGAGGATCGGACCGGGATCAAGGTGCTGGCGGCCTGA
- a CDS encoding anthranilate synthase component II, translated as MILVVDNYDSFTWNLVHYVMELGAEVRVVRNDALSAAEALASGAQAILISPGPCTPNEAGVSLELVAACAEARRPLFGVCLGHQAIGQHFGGKVVRGGLMHGKTCPVEHDGTGVFAGLPSPFTATRYHSLIVTDVPDCLVVNATAGDASVMGLRHRELPIHGVQFHPESIATEHGHELIANFLRLAGVNHAGRIAA; from the coding sequence ATGATCCTGGTGGTCGACAATTACGACAGCTTTACGTGGAACCTGGTCCATTACGTCATGGAACTGGGCGCGGAGGTTCGCGTGGTCCGCAACGACGCGCTTAGCGCTGCCGAGGCGTTGGCGAGCGGCGCGCAGGCGATCCTGATCTCACCCGGCCCGTGCACGCCCAACGAAGCGGGGGTCAGCCTCGAGCTGGTCGCAGCCTGCGCGGAAGCACGCCGGCCGTTGTTCGGCGTCTGCCTCGGCCATCAGGCGATCGGCCAGCATTTCGGCGGCAAGGTCGTGCGCGGCGGGCTGATGCACGGCAAGACCTGCCCGGTCGAGCATGACGGCACCGGCGTCTTCGCCGGGCTGCCGTCGCCGTTCACCGCCACCCGCTATCATTCGTTGATCGTCACCGACGTGCCCGACTGCCTCGTCGTCAACGCCACCGCCGGTGACGCGTCGGTCATGGGCCTGCGCCACCGCGAGTTGCCGATCCACGGCGTGCAATTCCACCCGGAAAGCATCGCGACCGAGCATGGCCACGAACTGATCGCCAATTTCCTGCGACTCGCGGGCGTCAACCATGCGGGGCGGATCGCCGCGTGA
- a CDS encoding peptidylprolyl isomerase: MLSFLRGIIHSKVGMIVTFGILIVIALAFAAGDVTGLASGGGLLGHPLASVDGEKVTADDIRRRAQDEIRAARQQQPDLDMATFVRAGGVESLITRSLTGLALETFGEEHGLRVSRALVGSELKAIPAFAGATGQFDQQAYLRLIAQRGMTDAQVQREIARETMAQFLIVPTVGASQVPQQLALRYASLLLERRAGQAALIPAAMSGPAPTDAEVQDWYKRNVARYTTPERRVIRYALVTPQQVAAQAVPSDAEIQKAYDADKAKYAPKPLRDVTLATVLDQKAAQALADKVKGGTPLATAARAAGLEARTVTAVEQSALATQTSPAVAAALFGASQGNVVGPVRGAIGFVVARVEKVTQDPGKTLAQARPEIVAALTKQKANDAIGKIRDAVEDALADNANIAEVARDQKLTVQATPAVLSSGINPDQPQAQPDATLAPVIAAGFAAEDGDTPTTVGIGQDGGFAIAALDRIVPATPVPLAQARAKVVADLTADRARRAAQAAANAIVAKVNAGTPLAAAVAQAGVKAPVERVEATRAQITANQGQVNPVLAMMFGMKQGSARAIQAPDGRGWLVLRVEQIVPGDASKQPAAIQATRADLGRSIGGEYAQQFANAVAAAQGAKRYPDAIATLKKDLLGGDAGQ; encoded by the coding sequence ATGCTCAGCTTCCTCCGCGGCATCATCCATTCGAAGGTCGGCATGATCGTCACCTTCGGCATCCTGATCGTGATCGCGCTGGCGTTCGCGGCCGGCGACGTCACCGGTCTGGCGAGCGGCGGCGGCCTTCTGGGGCACCCGCTGGCGAGCGTCGACGGCGAGAAGGTGACCGCCGACGACATCCGCCGCCGCGCGCAGGACGAGATCCGCGCCGCGCGTCAGCAACAGCCCGATCTGGACATGGCGACCTTCGTGCGCGCCGGCGGGGTCGAAAGCCTCATCACCCGCTCGCTCACCGGATTGGCGCTGGAAACGTTCGGCGAGGAACACGGACTGCGCGTCAGCCGCGCACTGGTCGGCAGCGAGCTGAAGGCGATCCCGGCCTTCGCAGGGGCGACCGGCCAGTTCGACCAGCAGGCCTATCTCCGTCTGATCGCGCAGCGCGGCATGACCGACGCACAGGTCCAGCGCGAGATCGCTCGCGAGACGATGGCGCAGTTCCTGATCGTACCGACCGTGGGCGCCAGCCAGGTGCCGCAGCAGCTCGCGCTCCGCTACGCCTCGCTCCTGCTGGAGCGTCGCGCCGGTCAGGCGGCGCTGATCCCCGCCGCAATGTCCGGCCCTGCGCCGACCGACGCCGAGGTGCAGGATTGGTACAAGCGCAATGTCGCGCGCTACACCACGCCCGAGCGTCGCGTGATCCGCTACGCGCTGGTCACCCCGCAGCAGGTCGCGGCACAGGCAGTGCCCAGCGACGCCGAAATCCAGAAGGCCTATGACGCCGACAAGGCGAAATACGCGCCCAAGCCGCTCCGCGACGTGACGCTGGCGACCGTCCTCGACCAGAAGGCGGCGCAGGCGCTCGCCGACAAGGTCAAGGGCGGCACCCCGCTTGCCACCGCTGCGCGCGCCGCCGGGCTCGAGGCGCGCACGGTCACCGCGGTCGAGCAATCCGCGCTCGCCACCCAGACCTCGCCCGCCGTCGCCGCCGCCTTGTTTGGCGCGTCGCAGGGCAATGTCGTCGGCCCGGTCCGCGGCGCGATCGGCTTCGTCGTCGCGCGCGTAGAGAAGGTCACGCAGGATCCCGGCAAGACGCTGGCGCAGGCCCGCCCGGAGATCGTCGCCGCGCTGACCAAGCAGAAGGCGAACGACGCGATCGGCAAGATCCGCGACGCGGTCGAGGATGCGCTCGCCGACAACGCCAACATCGCCGAGGTCGCCCGCGACCAGAAGCTCACCGTGCAGGCCACCCCGGCCGTGCTGTCGAGCGGCATCAACCCCGACCAGCCGCAGGCGCAGCCCGACGCGACGCTCGCGCCGGTGATCGCCGCCGGCTTCGCGGCCGAGGACGGCGACACGCCGACGACGGTCGGCATCGGGCAGGACGGCGGCTTCGCGATCGCCGCGCTCGACCGCATCGTCCCCGCCACCCCGGTTCCGCTCGCACAGGCGCGCGCCAAGGTCGTCGCCGACCTCACCGCCGATCGCGCCCGCCGCGCCGCGCAGGCGGCCGCCAACGCGATCGTCGCCAAGGTCAACGCCGGCACCCCGCTTGCCGCGGCGGTCGCACAGGCCGGGGTCAAGGCGCCGGTCGAGCGTGTCGAGGCGACCCGCGCGCAGATCACCGCCAATCAGGGGCAGGTGAACCCGGTGCTCGCGATGATGTTCGGGATGAAGCAGGGCAGCGCGCGCGCGATCCAGGCGCCGGACGGTCGCGGCTGGCTGGTGCTGCGCGTCGAGCAGATCGTCCCCGGCGACGCCAGCAAGCAGCCGGCGGCGATCCAGGCGACCCGCGCCGATCTCGGCCGCTCGATCGGCGGCGAATATGCGCAGCAATTCGCCAATGCCGTCGCCGCCGCGCAGGGCGCCAAGCGCTACCCCGATGCCATCGCCACGCTGAAGAAGGACCTGCTCGGTGGCGACGCCGGACAGTGA
- a CDS encoding leucyl aminopeptidase family protein yields MTDFSALLQPDRGQPARDIHVVHPDRFAEWLAEQPVRVRTAVAANKVTGRAGNRAILPGEAADDWAMLLVCNEPLDSPWRIASLGDSLPEGIYRLADGGATGAAGFGWLLAQHRFARYRKVEPAAPRVLLTTEVAAIDETVRLAAATARVRDLVDTGASDLGPAELEAEADALAAQHGATVTVTRGDALATGYPMIHAVGQAASKDRAPRLIELEWGDPAAPRVALVGKGVCFDSGGLDIKPSAGMRLMKKDMGGAAHALALAALVMQARLKVRLHLLIPAVENAIAGNAFRPGDVLTTRKGLTVENTNTDAEGRLILGDALTKAVEGAPDLLIDFATLTGAARVALGPDLPATFVQDETLATDLLAAGTATHDPLWRLPLWDGYDDMLKSDIADMVNAPDGGFAGSITAALFLRRFVPASVPWAHLDTFAWRPSPRPARPKGGEAYGLRATWALLKKRFG; encoded by the coding sequence ATGACCGACTTTAGCGCCCTGCTCCAGCCCGATCGCGGCCAGCCCGCTCGCGACATCCACGTCGTCCACCCCGATCGCTTCGCCGAGTGGCTCGCCGAGCAGCCCGTTCGCGTCCGCACCGCGGTCGCCGCCAACAAGGTGACCGGCCGCGCCGGCAACCGCGCGATCCTGCCCGGCGAGGCGGCGGACGATTGGGCGATGCTGCTGGTCTGCAACGAGCCGCTCGATTCGCCGTGGCGGATCGCCTCGCTCGGCGACTCGCTGCCCGAGGGCATTTACCGGCTCGCAGACGGCGGCGCGACCGGCGCGGCCGGGTTCGGCTGGCTGCTCGCGCAACACCGCTTCGCCCGCTACCGCAAGGTCGAGCCCGCCGCGCCGCGCGTACTGCTCACCACCGAGGTCGCCGCGATCGACGAGACCGTCCGCCTCGCCGCCGCCACCGCGCGCGTCCGCGATCTGGTCGACACCGGCGCCAGCGACCTCGGCCCGGCCGAGCTGGAGGCGGAGGCCGACGCGCTCGCCGCGCAACATGGCGCGACCGTCACCGTCACCCGCGGCGACGCGCTCGCCACCGGTTACCCGATGATCCACGCGGTCGGACAGGCGGCGAGCAAGGACCGCGCGCCGCGCCTGATCGAACTCGAATGGGGTGATCCCGCCGCGCCGCGCGTCGCGTTGGTCGGCAAGGGTGTCTGCTTCGACTCGGGCGGGCTCGATATCAAGCCATCGGCGGGGATGCGCCTGATGAAGAAGGACATGGGCGGCGCCGCCCACGCGCTGGCGCTCGCCGCGCTCGTCATGCAGGCGCGGCTCAAGGTCCGGCTCCACCTCCTTATCCCGGCGGTCGAGAATGCCATCGCCGGCAACGCCTTCCGCCCCGGCGACGTGCTGACGACGCGCAAGGGGCTGACGGTCGAGAACACCAACACCGATGCCGAGGGCCGGCTGATCCTCGGCGACGCGCTCACCAAGGCGGTCGAGGGCGCGCCCGACCTGCTGATCGACTTCGCGACGCTGACCGGCGCGGCGCGCGTCGCGCTCGGGCCGGACCTGCCCGCGACGTTCGTGCAGGACGAAACGCTCGCCACCGACCTGCTCGCCGCCGGGACCGCGACGCACGACCCGCTGTGGCGGCTTCCGCTGTGGGACGGCTATGACGACATGCTGAAGTCCGACATCGCCGATATGGTCAACGCCCCCGACGGCGGCTTCGCAGGATCGATCACCGCCGCCCTGTTCCTGCGTCGCTTCGTGCCGGCGAGCGTCCCTTGGGCGCACCTCGACACCTTCGCCTGGCGCCCGTCGCCACGGCCCGCTCGTCCGAAAGGCGGCGAAGCCTATGGCCTGCGCGCGACATGGGCGCTGCTGAAGAAGCGTTTCGGCTGA